A single Xylanimonas cellulosilytica DSM 15894 DNA region contains:
- a CDS encoding L-rhamnose mutarotase, with protein sequence MRRVMFQFRVAPDRLAEYAAAHARVWPEMLDALHETGWHNYSIFTGPDGQVVGYLETEDLAAAQAGMAQREVNARWQAAMAPFFDGAGPDEQLVELTEIFHLETQLAAVSDDAERGTR encoded by the coding sequence GTGCGACGAGTGATGTTCCAGTTCCGGGTCGCACCCGACCGGCTCGCCGAGTACGCCGCAGCCCACGCCCGCGTGTGGCCCGAGATGCTCGACGCCCTGCACGAGACGGGCTGGCACAACTACTCGATCTTCACCGGCCCGGACGGTCAGGTCGTCGGCTACCTGGAGACCGAGGACCTGGCGGCCGCACAGGCCGGCATGGCGCAGCGCGAGGTCAACGCCCGCTGGCAGGCCGCGATGGCACCGTTCTTCGACGGCGCCGGCCCGGACGAGCAGCTGGTCGAGCTCACCGAGATCTTCCACCTGGAGACGCAGCTCGCCGCGGTCTCCGACGACGCGGAGCGAGGCACCCGATGA
- a CDS encoding ABC transporter permease, whose translation MTALAASVLGGLKGALRSREAAVAAVLVLVVVGTSLVQPGFLVSRSGWRDLLLTPAILVVLAVGQAMVVFTRNIDLSVGSVLGLTAYLTGRLFADGGLPIPVVVLVTVLAGAVLGLVNGAVVAFARVPALVVTLGTMYAYRGVVLTWAGSDRIDADEMPRAFGALGTRQVATIPVLAIVAVVVLAVAAWFMHTSRAGRQLYAIGSDPDAAHLHGLPVARRVLWVFVVSGALAGLGGAMFAARYGTVSSGAGSGLELQVVGAVVVGGVAIFGGSGTVVGAAIGAVLLLTINRALPVVGVPDFWQRAVVGVLILSAIVLDRVLAVRRTRRLVAARLDEHARFVAAAADQPAAGVEHARAGEGRAS comes from the coding sequence ATGACGGCGCTCGCGGCCTCGGTGCTCGGCGGGCTCAAGGGCGCGCTGCGCTCGCGCGAGGCCGCGGTGGCGGCCGTGCTCGTGCTGGTCGTCGTCGGCACCTCCCTGGTGCAGCCCGGGTTCCTCGTCTCGCGGAGCGGCTGGCGCGACCTGCTGCTGACGCCCGCGATCCTCGTGGTGCTGGCGGTCGGGCAGGCGATGGTGGTGTTCACCCGCAACATCGACCTGTCCGTCGGCTCCGTCCTGGGGCTGACCGCCTACCTCACCGGGCGGTTGTTCGCCGACGGCGGGCTCCCGATCCCGGTCGTCGTGCTCGTCACCGTGCTCGCCGGCGCGGTCCTCGGGCTCGTCAACGGCGCGGTCGTGGCGTTCGCCCGCGTCCCCGCCCTCGTCGTCACCCTCGGGACCATGTACGCCTACCGCGGCGTCGTGCTCACCTGGGCCGGCAGCGACCGGATCGACGCCGACGAGATGCCGCGCGCCTTCGGTGCGCTCGGCACCCGGCAGGTCGCCACCATCCCGGTGCTGGCGATCGTCGCCGTCGTCGTGCTCGCCGTCGCCGCCTGGTTCATGCACACCTCACGCGCGGGGCGGCAGCTCTACGCCATCGGGTCCGACCCCGACGCCGCCCACCTCCACGGCCTGCCCGTCGCCCGGCGGGTGCTGTGGGTGTTCGTCGTCAGCGGTGCGCTGGCCGGGCTCGGCGGGGCCATGTTCGCCGCCCGCTACGGCACCGTGAGCTCGGGCGCCGGCAGCGGGCTCGAGCTGCAGGTGGTCGGCGCCGTCGTCGTCGGCGGGGTGGCGATCTTCGGCGGCAGCGGAACCGTGGTGGGCGCCGCGATCGGGGCCGTGCTGCTCCTGACGATCAACCGGGCGCTGCCCGTGGTCGGCGTGCCCGACTTCTGGCAGCGCGCCGTCGTCGGCGTGCTCATCCTGTCCGCGATCGTGCTCGACCGGGTCCTGGCCGTGCGCCGCACGCGGCGGCTCGTCGCCGCGCGGCTCGACGAGCACGCGCGGTTCGTCGCGGCGGCCGCGGACCAGCCCGCGGCTGGCGTCGAGCACGCCCGCGCCGGAGAGGGGAGGGCCTCATGA
- the rhaI gene encoding L-rhamnose isomerase — MTSFDRIVPVLDRLAIEVPSWAYGNSGTRFKVFATPGTPRTPQEKIADAAKVHELTGLAPTVALHIPWDKVDDYAALRSFAQDHGVDLGTINSNTFQDDVYKLGSLTHRDPAVRRRAIDHHLECIEIMGRTGSRDLKIWLADGTNYPGQGDIRARQDWLHESLTEIYAHLGDEQRMVLEYKFFEPAFYHTDVPDWGTSYAHVNALGDKAFVCLDTGHHAPGTNIEFIVAQLLRLGKLGSFDFNSRFYADDDLIVGAADPFQLFRILAEVARGGGLDEGSPVALMLDQCHNIEDKIPGQIRSVLNVQETVAKVLLLDREALTAAQDAGDVLAAHQVVMDAFWTDVRPLLAAYREAKGLPADPMTAYAASGYQQRIAAERVGGTQASWGA, encoded by the coding sequence ATGACTTCCTTCGACCGGATCGTCCCGGTGCTCGACCGGCTCGCGATCGAGGTGCCGTCCTGGGCGTACGGCAACTCCGGCACCCGCTTCAAGGTGTTCGCCACGCCGGGCACCCCGCGCACGCCGCAGGAGAAGATCGCGGACGCCGCGAAGGTCCACGAGCTGACCGGGCTCGCCCCGACCGTCGCGCTGCACATCCCCTGGGACAAGGTGGACGACTACGCCGCGCTGCGCTCCTTCGCCCAGGACCACGGCGTCGACCTCGGCACCATCAACTCGAACACGTTCCAGGACGACGTCTACAAGCTCGGCTCGCTGACCCACCGCGACCCCGCGGTGCGCCGTCGGGCGATCGACCACCACCTCGAGTGCATCGAGATCATGGGCCGGACCGGGTCGCGCGACCTGAAGATCTGGCTCGCCGACGGCACCAACTACCCCGGCCAGGGCGACATCCGGGCACGGCAGGACTGGCTGCACGAGTCGCTGACGGAGATCTACGCCCACCTGGGCGACGAGCAGCGCATGGTGCTCGAGTACAAGTTCTTCGAGCCGGCGTTCTACCACACGGACGTGCCCGACTGGGGCACCTCGTACGCGCACGTCAACGCGCTGGGGGACAAGGCGTTCGTGTGCCTCGACACGGGCCACCACGCCCCGGGCACCAACATCGAGTTCATCGTCGCGCAGCTGCTGCGCCTGGGAAAGCTCGGCTCGTTCGACTTCAACTCCCGGTTCTACGCCGACGACGACCTGATCGTCGGGGCGGCCGACCCGTTCCAGCTCTTCCGGATCCTGGCCGAGGTGGCGCGCGGCGGCGGCCTCGACGAGGGGTCGCCCGTCGCGCTGATGCTGGACCAGTGCCACAACATCGAGGACAAGATCCCCGGCCAGATCCGCTCGGTCCTCAACGTCCAGGAGACGGTGGCCAAGGTGCTGCTGCTCGACCGGGAAGCGTTGACCGCCGCGCAGGACGCCGGGGACGTGCTGGCCGCGCACCAGGTGGTCATGGACGCCTTCTGGACCGACGTCCGCCCGCTGCTCGCCGCGTACCGCGAGGCCAAGGGCCTGCCCGCCGACCCGATGACCGCCTACGCCGCGTCCGGCTACCAGCAGCGCATCGCCGCCGAGCGCGTCGGCGGCACCCAGGCCTCCTGGGGCGCCTGA
- a CDS encoding LutC/YkgG family protein, with protein MTSARADVLARIRAALGRTPAAVVVPREYRTTGEHAPGSSGALDLLEDRLLDYRAHVRRVTAAQVPAAIGDVVGGLGDGLADGTTPPRVVVPDGLDPAWLTALDAEVLPDSRTAPLSHGQLDEVAVVVTAARVAVADTGTIVLDGEPDQGRRAISLLPDVHVCVVRTDQVVGTVPEAVRLLAEHAERPQTWISGPSATSDIELDRVEGVHGPRTLHVLLVTP; from the coding sequence GTGACCTCTGCCCGCGCCGACGTCCTGGCGCGCATCCGTGCGGCGCTCGGCCGGACGCCCGCCGCCGTCGTCGTCCCCCGGGAATACCGGACCACCGGCGAGCACGCTCCCGGCTCGTCCGGCGCGCTGGACCTGCTCGAGGACCGCCTGCTCGACTACCGGGCGCACGTCCGGCGCGTCACCGCAGCGCAGGTCCCGGCGGCGATCGGCGACGTCGTCGGCGGGCTCGGCGACGGGCTCGCCGACGGGACGACGCCGCCGCGCGTCGTCGTCCCGGACGGGCTCGACCCGGCGTGGCTCACCGCGCTCGACGCCGAGGTGCTCCCGGACTCGCGCACCGCCCCGCTGAGCCACGGCCAGCTCGACGAGGTCGCCGTCGTCGTCACCGCCGCGCGCGTGGCCGTCGCCGACACCGGCACGATCGTGCTCGACGGCGAGCCCGACCAGGGCCGCCGCGCGATCTCCCTGCTGCCCGACGTGCACGTGTGCGTGGTGCGCACCGACCAGGTGGTGGGGACCGTCCCGGAGGCCGTGCGCCTGCTCGCCGAGCACGCGGAACGTCCGCAGACGTGGATCTCCGGGCCGAGCGCCACCAGCGACATCGAGCTCGACCGCGTCGAGGGCGTCCACGGCCCTCGCACCCTCCACGTCCTGCTGGTCACCCCCTGA
- the rhaS gene encoding rhamnose ABC transporter substrate-binding protein produces the protein MRISTRRGTAGLALAASVALALAACSGDDGGTGAEGDGGGDLTITFLPKNLGNPYFDTSSAGGQEAVEEFGGTFDEVGPETGTPDAQVPFINTAAQQGVGALVVSANDPRAIGGALNEARDAGTKVVTFDSDTDPEFRDLFINQATAEGIAEAQLELISEQIGGSGQIAILSASANATNQNAWIEIMEERLAADYPDIELVETVYGDDDDQTSFDKTAALLQSHPDLKGIVSPTTVGIAAAARYVSTSEFKGEVAVTGLGTPNQMREYVKDGTVAAFALWNPGDLGYLAAFAAKALIEGDITGAEGDTFEAGRLGSFTVGADATVLLGDPYVFDADNIDDFDF, from the coding sequence ATGCGTATCTCGACTCGACGCGGTACCGCGGGGCTCGCCCTGGCGGCGAGCGTGGCGCTCGCGCTCGCGGCATGCTCCGGGGACGACGGCGGCACCGGGGCCGAGGGGGACGGTGGCGGCGACCTGACCATCACCTTCCTGCCCAAGAACCTCGGCAACCCGTACTTCGACACCTCGAGCGCGGGGGGTCAGGAGGCCGTCGAGGAGTTCGGCGGCACGTTCGACGAGGTGGGCCCGGAGACGGGCACGCCCGACGCCCAGGTGCCGTTCATCAACACCGCGGCGCAGCAGGGCGTGGGCGCGCTCGTCGTCTCGGCCAACGACCCGCGCGCGATCGGCGGCGCCCTGAACGAGGCCCGCGACGCCGGCACCAAGGTGGTCACCTTCGACTCGGACACCGACCCGGAGTTCCGCGACCTCTTCATCAACCAGGCGACGGCCGAGGGCATCGCCGAGGCGCAGCTCGAGCTGATCTCCGAGCAGATCGGCGGCTCCGGGCAGATCGCGATCCTGTCCGCGTCGGCCAACGCCACCAACCAGAACGCGTGGATCGAGATCATGGAGGAGAGGCTGGCCGCCGACTACCCCGACATCGAGCTGGTCGAGACGGTCTACGGCGACGACGACGACCAGACGTCGTTCGACAAGACGGCGGCGCTGCTGCAGTCCCACCCGGATCTCAAGGGCATCGTCAGCCCGACGACGGTGGGTATCGCCGCGGCCGCGCGGTACGTGTCGACGTCGGAGTTCAAGGGTGAGGTGGCAGTCACCGGGCTCGGGACGCCGAACCAGATGCGCGAGTACGTCAAGGACGGCACGGTCGCCGCGTTCGCCCTGTGGAACCCGGGCGACCTCGGCTATCTCGCGGCCTTCGCCGCCAAGGCCCTCATCGAGGGCGACATCACGGGTGCCGAGGGCGACACGTTCGAGGCCGGCCGGCTCGGTTCGTTCACCGTGGGCGCCGACGCCACCGTGCTGCTCGGTGACCCGTACGTGTTCGACGCCGACAACATCGACGACTTCGACTTCTGA
- a CDS encoding bifunctional rhamnulose-1-phosphate aldolase/short-chain dehydrogenase → MTHPAVADLVARSNRLGADPRTTNYAGGNTSAKGTETDPVTGEPVELLWVKGSGGDLGTLTEKGLAVLRLDRLRSLTGVYPGVEREDEMVAAFDHCLFGKGGAAPSIDTAMHGLVDAAHVDHLHPDAGIAIATAADGEALTRTIFGDKVVWVPWRRPGFQLGLDIAAVKEANPQAVGTVLGGHGITAWGDTSDDAEAASQWIITTAQAYLDAHGRPEPFGPVLPGHEPLPEAERRAKAAALAPHLRAIASADRPQVGHYTDSDGVLDFVSRARHAELAALGTSCPDHFLRTKVRPLVVDLPATASIEEIVGRLPALHEAYRADYTAYYERGAAQARARGEEPPALRGADPAIVLVPGVGMFSYGADKQTARVAGEFYVNAINVMRGAEALSTYAPIDEDEKFRIEYWALEEAKLQRRPQPKPLATRIAFVTGGASGIGKAIATRLAAEGACVAVADLDEAKAQAAAAEIGGPDVAVGIAANVADEAAVQAALAATVLAFGGVDIVVNNAGLSLSRSLFDTTEADWDLQHDVMAKGSFLVAKHFAQALVDQGLGGDVIYISSKNSVFAGPNNIAYSAAKADQAHQVRLLAAELGPHGIKVNGINPDGVVRGSGIFAGGWGANRAAVYGVPEEKLGEFYAQRTLLGREVLPEHVANAAYALCTGDFSHTTGLHVPVDAGVAAAFLR, encoded by the coding sequence ATGACCCACCCCGCCGTCGCCGACCTCGTCGCCCGGTCCAACCGGCTCGGCGCCGACCCGCGCACCACCAACTACGCCGGCGGCAACACCTCCGCCAAGGGCACCGAGACCGACCCCGTCACGGGGGAGCCGGTCGAGCTGCTGTGGGTCAAGGGGTCGGGCGGGGACCTGGGCACGCTGACCGAGAAAGGCCTGGCCGTGCTGCGCCTGGACCGGCTGCGCTCGCTGACCGGCGTCTACCCGGGCGTCGAGCGCGAGGACGAGATGGTCGCCGCGTTCGACCACTGCCTGTTCGGCAAGGGCGGCGCGGCACCGTCGATCGACACCGCGATGCACGGCCTCGTCGACGCCGCGCACGTCGACCACCTGCACCCCGACGCCGGCATCGCCATCGCCACGGCCGCCGACGGCGAGGCGCTGACCCGCACCATCTTCGGCGACAAGGTGGTCTGGGTGCCGTGGCGGCGCCCCGGCTTCCAGCTCGGGCTCGACATCGCCGCCGTCAAGGAGGCCAACCCGCAGGCCGTCGGCACCGTGCTGGGCGGGCACGGCATCACCGCCTGGGGCGACACCTCCGACGACGCCGAGGCCGCGTCGCAGTGGATCATCACCACCGCGCAGGCCTACCTCGACGCCCACGGCAGGCCCGAGCCGTTCGGCCCCGTGCTGCCCGGGCACGAGCCGCTGCCCGAGGCCGAACGCCGCGCCAAGGCCGCGGCGCTGGCCCCGCACCTGCGCGCGATCGCCTCCGCCGACCGCCCGCAGGTGGGCCACTACACCGACTCCGACGGCGTGCTCGACTTCGTCTCCCGCGCCCGGCACGCCGAGCTCGCCGCGCTCGGGACGAGCTGCCCCGACCACTTCCTGCGCACCAAGGTGCGGCCGCTCGTAGTCGACCTGCCCGCGACGGCCAGCATCGAGGAGATCGTCGGCCGGCTGCCCGCGCTGCACGAGGCGTACCGCGCCGACTACACCGCCTACTACGAGCGGGGCGCCGCCCAGGCCCGCGCCCGCGGCGAGGAACCGCCCGCCCTGCGCGGCGCCGACCCCGCGATCGTGCTGGTCCCCGGCGTCGGCATGTTCTCCTACGGCGCCGACAAGCAGACCGCGCGCGTCGCCGGAGAGTTCTACGTCAACGCCATCAACGTCATGCGCGGCGCCGAGGCGCTGTCCACGTACGCCCCCATCGACGAGGACGAGAAGTTCCGCATCGAGTACTGGGCGCTCGAAGAGGCCAAGCTGCAGCGCCGCCCCCAGCCCAAGCCGCTGGCCACCCGCATCGCGTTCGTCACCGGCGGGGCGTCCGGCATCGGCAAGGCCATCGCCACCCGGCTCGCCGCCGAGGGCGCCTGCGTCGCCGTCGCCGACCTCGACGAGGCCAAGGCCCAGGCCGCCGCCGCCGAGATCGGCGGGCCCGACGTCGCCGTCGGCATCGCCGCGAACGTCGCCGACGAGGCCGCCGTCCAGGCCGCCCTCGCCGCGACCGTGCTCGCCTTCGGCGGCGTCGACATCGTCGTCAACAACGCCGGACTGTCGCTGAGCCGATCCCTGTTCGACACCACCGAGGCCGACTGGGACCTCCAGCACGACGTCATGGCCAAGGGATCCTTCCTCGTCGCCAAGCACTTCGCCCAGGCCCTCGTCGACCAAGGGCTCGGCGGCGACGTCATCTACATCTCGTCCAAGAACTCCGTGTTCGCCGGCCCCAACAACATCGCCTACTCCGCCGCCAAGGCCGACCAGGCCCACCAGGTCCGCCTGCTCGCCGCCGAGCTCGGCCCGCACGGCATCAAGGTCAACGGCATCAACCCCGACGGCGTCGTGCGCGGCTCCGGCATCTTCGCCGGCGGCTGGGGCGCCAACCGGGCCGCCGTGTACGGCGTGCCCGAGGAGAAGCTGGGCGAGTTCTACGCCCAGCGCACCCTGCTGGGACGCGAGGTGCTGCCCGAGCACGTCGCCAACGCGGCCTATGCGCTGTGCACCGGCGACTTCTCCCACACGACCGGCCTGCACGTGCCCGTCGACGCGGGCGTCGCCGCCGCGTTCCTGCGCTGA
- a CDS encoding LutB/LldF family L-lactate oxidation iron-sulfur protein, giving the protein MSTFLGFPRRRPADDEEPFGPLPHPREPLRWGDPFPVAAKTALANTQLRRNLARATTTIRDKRARVVDEVPDWEALRDAGSAVKAQVLADLPALLARLEESVTARGGVVHWARDAAEANAIVAGIVTAKGVDEVVKVKSMATQEIGLNEALAEHGVAAVETDLAELIVQLADDMPSHFLVPAIHRNRREIRDIFLARMADAPPDLTDAPRELATAARAHLRRKFLTTKVAISGANFAAADTGTIGVVESEGNGRMCLTLPETLVTVMGIEKLVPRFEDLEVFLQLLPRSATGERMNPYTSLWTGVTPGDGPQEFHLVLLDNGRTKVLADEAGRAALHCIRCSACLNVCPVYEQVGGHAYGSVYPGPIGAILTPQLTGPSGTAGGGHRDPNAALPFASTLCGACYDVCPVRIDIPSILVELRAREVDADRGRLDPTAAAMKVASWAMSDAARFTAAERVASWTHRLGGADHMVRRLPFPGSLWTRARDLPVPAPQSFRRWWAATHDPEEPS; this is encoded by the coding sequence ATGAGCACGTTCCTCGGCTTCCCCCGCCGCCGCCCGGCCGACGACGAAGAGCCGTTCGGCCCGCTCCCCCACCCGCGCGAGCCCTTGCGCTGGGGAGACCCCTTCCCGGTGGCCGCGAAGACCGCGCTCGCCAACACCCAGCTGCGCCGCAACCTGGCCCGCGCGACGACGACGATCCGCGACAAGCGTGCCCGCGTCGTCGACGAGGTGCCCGACTGGGAGGCGCTGCGCGACGCCGGGTCCGCCGTCAAGGCGCAGGTGCTCGCCGACCTGCCCGCCCTGCTCGCACGCCTCGAGGAGTCGGTGACCGCGCGCGGCGGCGTCGTGCACTGGGCGCGCGACGCCGCCGAGGCCAACGCCATCGTGGCCGGCATCGTGACCGCGAAGGGCGTCGACGAGGTCGTCAAGGTCAAGTCGATGGCCACCCAGGAGATCGGCCTCAACGAGGCGCTCGCCGAGCACGGCGTCGCCGCCGTCGAGACCGACCTGGCCGAGCTCATCGTGCAGCTCGCCGACGACATGCCCTCGCACTTCCTGGTGCCCGCGATCCACCGCAACCGCCGGGAGATCCGCGACATCTTCCTGGCCCGGATGGCCGACGCCCCGCCCGACCTGACCGACGCTCCCCGCGAGCTGGCCACGGCCGCCCGCGCCCACCTGCGCCGCAAGTTCCTCACCACGAAGGTCGCGATCTCGGGCGCCAACTTCGCCGCCGCGGACACGGGGACCATCGGAGTCGTCGAATCCGAGGGCAACGGGCGCATGTGCCTCACGCTGCCCGAGACGCTCGTGACGGTGATGGGCATCGAGAAGCTCGTGCCGCGTTTTGAGGACCTGGAGGTGTTCCTGCAGCTCCTGCCGCGGTCCGCCACGGGCGAGCGGATGAACCCGTACACCTCGCTGTGGACCGGGGTGACGCCGGGGGACGGCCCGCAGGAGTTCCACCTGGTGCTGCTCGACAACGGCCGCACCAAGGTGCTTGCCGACGAGGCGGGCCGGGCCGCGCTGCACTGCATCCGCTGCTCGGCGTGCCTCAACGTGTGCCCCGTGTACGAGCAGGTGGGCGGGCACGCCTACGGGTCCGTGTACCCGGGGCCGATCGGCGCGATCCTCACGCCGCAGCTCACCGGGCCCTCCGGCACCGCCGGCGGCGGCCATCGCGACCCCAATGCCGCGCTGCCGTTCGCGTCCACGCTGTGCGGGGCCTGCTACGACGTGTGCCCCGTGAGGATCGACATCCCGTCCATCCTCGTCGAGCTGCGCGCCCGCGAGGTCGACGCCGACCGCGGCCGCCTCGACCCGACGGCCGCCGCGATGAAGGTCGCCTCGTGGGCGATGTCCGACGCCGCCCGGTTCACCGCGGCCGAACGGGTCGCCTCCTGGACCCACCGGCTGGGCGGGGCCGACCACATGGTGCGCCGGCTCCCGTTCCCCGGCTCGCTGTGGACGCGGGCCCGTGACCTGCCGGTGCCCGCCCCGCAGTCCTTCCGCCGCTGGTGGGCGGCCACCCATGACCCGGAGGAGCCGTCGTGA
- a CDS encoding ABC transporter permease encodes MTTTTLQPAAARAHARPWWRRALLTREMATVAALLLVYVVASTTVTGFSGPLTVTYLVLDVTPILLIALAMTPIIVTGEIDLSVASVVGLVSVTFGVLLEAGLPAALAAVLGVVVGGVCGLVNGLLVAVVGLPSLAVTIGTLALFRGLAVGLLGTRAVTSFPESWTGAVRSTLGETRFPTVTLGLVVAIAVAAVVLHATAFGRDVFDIGRSPETARFSGVPVRRTKVVLFAVSGLVAGLAGIYWSLRYSSARGDNATGLELQVVAAVLLGGVSIFGGRGAVHGVVAGVLLIGVLSSALRLQGVTVNLINIVIGALLVLSVVTPRILAHLSDRRARSSTPRR; translated from the coding sequence ATGACCACGACGACGCTCCAGCCCGCGGCCGCGCGCGCCCACGCCCGCCCGTGGTGGCGGCGGGCGCTGCTGACCCGGGAGATGGCGACCGTCGCCGCCCTCCTCCTCGTCTACGTGGTCGCGAGCACCACCGTCACCGGCTTCTCCGGCCCGCTGACGGTCACCTACCTGGTGCTCGACGTCACGCCGATCCTCCTCATCGCGCTGGCCATGACCCCGATCATCGTCACCGGCGAGATCGACCTGTCGGTGGCGTCGGTGGTCGGGCTCGTCAGCGTCACCTTCGGCGTCCTGCTCGAAGCAGGGCTGCCCGCCGCGCTCGCTGCCGTCCTCGGCGTCGTCGTCGGCGGGGTGTGCGGCCTCGTCAACGGGCTGCTCGTCGCCGTCGTCGGCCTGCCGTCGCTCGCCGTCACCATCGGCACGCTCGCCCTGTTCCGCGGCCTGGCCGTCGGGCTGCTCGGCACCCGCGCGGTCACCTCGTTCCCCGAGTCGTGGACGGGTGCCGTGCGCTCCACGCTGGGCGAGACCCGGTTCCCCACCGTGACGCTCGGGCTCGTCGTCGCGATCGCGGTCGCCGCCGTCGTGCTCCATGCGACGGCGTTCGGGCGGGACGTCTTCGACATCGGGCGATCACCCGAGACGGCACGGTTCTCCGGCGTGCCGGTACGGCGCACCAAGGTCGTGCTGTTCGCCGTCTCGGGGCTGGTCGCCGGGCTCGCCGGCATCTACTGGTCGCTGCGCTACAGCTCGGCGCGCGGCGACAACGCCACCGGGCTGGAGCTGCAGGTCGTCGCCGCCGTGCTGCTCGGCGGGGTGTCGATCTTCGGCGGCCGCGGCGCCGTCCACGGCGTCGTCGCCGGCGTGCTGCTGATCGGCGTGCTGTCCAGCGCCCTGCGGTTGCAGGGCGTGACCGTCAACCTCATCAACATCGTCATCGGGGCGCTGCTCGTCCTGTCGGTCGTCACACCCCGGATCCTGGCCCACCTTTCCGACCGCAGGGCCCGGTCGAGCACACCAAGGAGGTAG
- a CDS encoding LacI family DNA-binding transcriptional regulator, with product MARPRLQDVAERAGVSLATASRVLNGSSRQPGPELVTRVRAAADDLGYVVNAQAQALARSRTGLVGLVVQDISDPYFSTIAAGAQVAARQHGFQLVLASTDRDPAVELEAVGALVAHRADAIVVVGTRRGPEDSGLEDALDRYRASGGHAVLVGQPLGDVRTVQPPNAVGAAALAEALLGLGLRRFAVLGLAEPWATPRERGAAFTRAVEAAGGSVETVTASAFSRDGGYDAAEDVAALAASAARPAGERLCVFAVADVMAIGLIAGLRERGVAVPDDVLVAGFDDIPTLRDHVPALTTVRVPLEEMGRRAVLTAVAELDGADDPGLDAPLEAEVALRESTAQGRSGRQ from the coding sequence ATGGCGAGGCCTCGCCTGCAGGACGTCGCCGAGCGCGCCGGAGTCTCGCTCGCCACCGCCTCACGCGTGCTCAACGGCTCCTCCCGGCAGCCCGGACCCGAGCTCGTCACCCGCGTCCGCGCCGCCGCCGACGACCTGGGCTACGTCGTCAACGCCCAGGCGCAGGCCCTCGCCCGGTCCCGCACCGGGCTCGTGGGCCTGGTGGTGCAGGACATCTCCGACCCCTACTTCTCCACCATCGCTGCCGGTGCACAGGTCGCCGCACGCCAGCACGGCTTCCAGCTCGTCCTCGCCAGCACCGACCGCGACCCCGCCGTCGAGCTCGAGGCCGTCGGCGCGCTCGTCGCGCACCGCGCCGACGCGATCGTCGTCGTCGGCACACGGCGCGGCCCCGAGGACTCCGGGCTCGAGGACGCCCTGGACCGCTACCGCGCCTCCGGCGGGCACGCCGTGCTCGTGGGGCAGCCACTCGGCGACGTGCGCACCGTGCAACCGCCCAACGCCGTCGGCGCGGCGGCGCTCGCGGAGGCGCTGCTGGGGCTGGGACTGCGGCGGTTCGCCGTGCTGGGCCTCGCGGAGCCGTGGGCGACGCCGCGTGAGCGCGGTGCCGCGTTCACGCGCGCCGTGGAGGCCGCGGGCGGCAGCGTCGAGACCGTGACCGCCTCGGCGTTCTCGCGCGACGGCGGGTACGACGCGGCGGAGGACGTCGCCGCGCTCGCCGCGTCGGCCGCGCGTCCGGCGGGGGAACGGCTGTGCGTGTTCGCCGTCGCGGACGTCATGGCGATCGGGCTGATCGCCGGGCTGCGCGAGCGGGGCGTCGCCGTGCCCGACGACGTCCTGGTCGCCGGGTTCGACGACATCCCGACGCTGCGCGACCACGTGCCGGCGCTGACCACCGTGCGCGTGCCGCTGGAGGAGATGGGCCGCCGCGCGGTGCTCACCGCCGTCGCCGAGCTCGACGGCGCGGACGACCCGGGCCTGGACGCCCCCCTGGAGGCCGAGGTCGCCCTCCGCGAGTCCACCGCACAAGGACGGTCTGGGCGGCAGTAG